A segment of the Spodoptera frugiperda isolate SF20-4 chromosome 29, AGI-APGP_CSIRO_Sfru_2.0, whole genome shotgun sequence genome:
aatgtaatattgttttgtctgtTTCAACAAGAaggcgccacatgtcatacaaccagagaaacaattgaattgctgcatcagtcatgtcccagtggtgttatttcacgttttggagaccagaattggccgcctagatcatgtgatttatcaacattagactttttctttgggtttcttaaagtcgatggtttatgcgaagaTGCCGATGACGACTCAAGCCTTGTGgtcgctgtattaatgaaataccgcagcatttatgcaaaacggtaatttaacatttcattaaaagatcgcgtatgtGCCAGCAAAGCCGCGgcggccatctgcccgatgtattgttccatagataacctcattctctctactttacgatattataaagttttcgcgatttttttaaaaatatctgcgttttatttaaaattcaaatcttgcgttcttgttgggacaccctttactATGAAGAACACTGACTCCGTCTCTGCTAATTGTCATGATAAGTAATGTTATATTGtgttgtctgtttgtttatagTCCAGGTAACGACAGCAGATACTACGGCGATTTTGCACAGATTATTTGGGCAAAAAGTTATATGGTGGGCTGTGGTCGCAGTCGATTTATGGTAAGTGCATTGTAGGTGATTTATAACAACAAATTCATTTGGTAACTTGGAACTTTATCAGTGTACTGTTGCTGCTAAGAATTATGTTTAATCTGGAagattttcataatatattGCTTAATCAGAGAATCTAATACAATCCAGTGTTCTTCTATAATGGCATACATACCCACAATTGCTTCTTAGAAGGTTTATTACTGTAAAACGATTTTATACTCTTAGAAGTTtcttgtcatattttattttattttatcagacGCATTGGCAAGGTCGCCTTCGAAGTGTGGAGCGTCTAGTCTGCAACATAGCACCGTTCGGGCCCCAGCCGACGCGCCAATTATGGATCCCTGCTACACCAACTGCGGCCTGCCCATATCGTGCAGTGCGATCTTCTGTTTGGGGTGGCCTGTGTGATTACCGTTAGTATCATCCTTTAAAACATCTTGGGTATAACAATAACGATTGCATTGTATGTAAAACATAAGAGTTAACATTTCAAACAAGAAGATGAACCAGCGATGTTCGTCGTTATTCCTGCATCTTTAATAAAAGTTGCAATTTCAGAAAGAAATCAAAACGAGACTATATCGCTCGACCCTTCTACGACGCTAGAAGAACACATACTCTTAAATACTATATTAGAAATAGAAGAAAATGAGACGTTGAACTATTTAGGGAGCATAGATGAGATGTATATAACCAAACTGGCGATAGCAACACTGGCTAATTCGTTAACGACAAAAACACATTCCAATTCGAAGCAGAGGAGAGAAGTCGTTGATTTCGTAGAGGTTATTGAGTTCCACTTCAATGATAGTACCATCGCATTTATACCTCAAGTATTAATGACACAAGACTTCATATTTATGAAAGATACTCAAACAACAAACACAACGATACCACTGCAAacagaaataacattaaaacttaCAACAAGTACTTACAATAAGGAAGATTTGACTAATGTCGATGGAAAAACAGAAAGTAAGTTCACGAATAATTTTACGAGAGCATCTAGCATAAtatacacattatttatttgagatCATATATTTGCAGATATCAAAGCCATTAAGAAAATGCCtaagaaagaaaagaataatAATGCTGAGTATATTCGAACAACGAAGTTTAGTACAACTTCGAAAAAAGTACTACTGACTCCAGAAGTTTCAAAGTCTACTAATACGTACGAGGTTACAAATTCCACTAGTATTTCTAAAGATTCAAGCACTACTGATGATTACGATTATCATACTTATACTGGTGTGTACGAAGTATGAATTAGATATGAATCTTAAAATTTATggaaatttcattttaaaattgatcgTATTGCAGCGGTGCCTGGTAAAATTTTGGACGATGTCACAAAGATACAACCAAGAAATTTGCCTACAACCTTAAAGAATCccgaagaagaagaaaaagatgATTACGATGACTCTGATGAACCGAGTGGTAGTGGTAGCGAGAgcggtgatgatgatgatgatgatgatgatgataatgatgatgatgaacaaaGTGGTGACAGTAAAGGCAGCGGTGATGGAGAAGGCAGTGGTAGTGGTGATAGTAAAGGTAGCGGTGACGGAGAAGGCAGTGGTAGTGGAGACGGTGAAGGTGACGGCAGCGGTGATGGTGAAGGTTCCGGCCGCGGTGACGATGAAGGTGCCAACCGCGGTAACGGTTACGGTGCCAACCGCGGTGACGGAGAAGGCAGTGGTAGTGGAGACGGAGAAGGCAGTGGTAGTGGAGACGGTGACGGTGCCAACCGCGGTGAAGGTGCCAAACACGGTGACGGTGCCAAACACGGTGACGGTGACGGTGCCAACCGCGGTGACAGTGACGGCCGCGTTGAAGGTGCCGGCCGCGATGACGATGAAGGTGCCAGCCGCGGTGAAAGCAGCGGTGAAGGTGCCGGCCGCGGTGAAGGCAGCGGTGACAGTGACGGCGACGACGGCagaaaatactttaaatttGGCGCATTGCCTAATAACTcggatttatttaattatggtCCAGACCGTAAGTTTAAGGAAGAACACTGATACAGTCAGTTCAGTTATAATTTTTTAGATGATCTTTTggtgttattgtaataaacaaacaatttgatGTAAATATCTGTTTTTACACTACATCTGTGACGTGATAATTATTTCTTGTTCACAGCTGAAACGGTCCTTCAGCTGCAAGAGGCTTTGAATCGTATTGAACATGATTTAGAACCAAAGAAAGAGAATTCGAAACGAAAAAAGGTATAAAACTAATTGTTCTGAAATATAGAAAGGTGTTAGATTAGATctaagacaaaaataatttgttagaaagaaagaaaaacggttGATTTCTACTGTAAAACAAGCGAATCACAAATTAGTATGTAGCAAAGAAACAATAAGTAATAGGTAATCATCATTCATTGTTGACCAGTCTTACTCTTTTACACCAGGTACGAAGAGAACTGAAACACAAAAGTAGTAGGGAGGAGAAAAGACCACGCAAACATCGGAAGAGATCATGGGAAGACGAGGAGATTCCCCAAAAAGTAGGAGATGGTATTAGTCCACTTGTGAAAATGATGAGTTTAATGCCAAAGGAGGACAGTGCAGGTCGTGTCGCCCCGTCTCTTCTgatagttttagttttgtgcttaaataattatattgtttagataattattgtatttgtattttttatactaatttttatttatttttttattatatgaatgTCTTGTTCGGCGAGTAgtcaaatgcgactgccggacaaggggtgtTTGGTACGATACCTGAATGTGGTATACCGTTACTGGGGATTTCTCAGTTTTTGGAAAGTTTCTCAATAACAGTATGGAGTTCGAAATTGTACCTACCTGGTATGGACATAGGGTTCCTTATTATGGGAGTTATAACATGACTGGTGAAAAATGTGGGTTATATTGGGCTCTGGTCATATTATTATCTCAGTGTACCCGTTCGGAGATatgttattttctattatatttatttttttagtactttttattaataaaatttttgattttattatttggttCGTTTTACTTATCCATTTGATCTTACGATACGATAGAATATCTAAATGATATAATGTAAGTATCTTAAGGTGTGTATGGATGGGATGTAGATTCAAAAATTATTGTGCCGATAGTTGTATCTGCCAATGGactcatagccaaaagcctcgaccaacacctgagtggGGTAACGTTAAATGATTGGGCCAAGGGCCTGATGCAAAAAGTAATACTTCTGTACACGCGCGTATTTTCCGTAGGTAGCATTTTTCCcgctactaaattaaatatttcaaaataattagaaCAAGTATTGGAAATACATAAAGAAGAAAGGTTAAAGAAAGACGTCGATAGGTGGCGCTACTCAGAATCGATGCACAAATTAAACCTTAATCCATCAAACTTCATAAATCTACGTCACATCTCATAAACAAGGAATCAAAACTGTGTCTTGTCAACATTGTACGAACAAAATCAAGTAAAGTAAGTTTAAAGTAGATAAAATGtggaaaattaattgtttatcgCAACAGAGCATAGTGAATATAGGGGTAATTTATACGCTCGGCGTAGTGGTCGTGTTGTCCTGTGTATTCGCACTCGCTGCCACCAAGACCATCAACTACTGCGGCGCCAAGATGTGTGGAGGCACCAATGCACATACTTTCTGCCGGTACCGTGTAAGTAATAGGTAAATTATGACTAAACGAACTAAAAATTATACAACTAGTATATCAAGCTAAAATCCTTGTCATCATTAGAATATATCTGGGTGGGTTTCCTGATGATTGTATGTGGCTGGGTTTCTTCAAAGCTGGATGCGAGTGAATAGTGCATATGAGCAGAAGTGCGAACAATTCGTAGGCTGCATCAGTGGACTTGCTATCAGGTGATGATGAGCGGCTAATTTGTTGGATAGGttcttaaaactaattttatttttctatgaacTACACAGGAAGGCCCCAGCAATAAATGTGTGGGGTATGAAGAAGCCAAACTTACAAGTGCAGAGAAGACGAGAGTGCTATCGCGGCTCAACAGTCATAGAAATGTAGCGGCTGGAGGAGGTGTCCGGGGCTTACCTCCCGCTGGGGATATGCTCAAATTGGTACGATAATAAGTAATCTGAGTGCAATAGATGTTATAGACGACTTATTTTAGAGTTTGATGTTTGATAGCGTTGGGTTGAGCAGCTGGCTAATGAAGCCCAGCGCTGGGCAGACCAGTGTCGACCGCCGCGAATCGTTGAAGAACACGATGCTTGTCGCGATCTATGTAAGTTTTGGAACATTGTACCAACGTAATTATCGATATACCtagttatgttttatattgCTTCTCAACAGTAGTCCAAACTCACACTCACATGTCAAAAGTAAGGGTCATTCTTCGGGCCTTTACGCCAATTTTGTTAAAAGGCTCATCTGTCATAGAGATCTACAATTAATGGATACgtgctgatgatgataaattaaCTACTGCCATCATTTGAAAACcacaaataacaattttaatataatgctGAGGGTACTGGTATTTTAGCGAAGCTCAGGGGAGAcgcacgtctccctagggatgtgccgtaaaaGGTGGTGCACCATCGGTGCTCCGGAGTAGATCTATTGGAGGACCCAGGACCCGATGCTCCaaacaggtgttgagggtggccaccggggtggttttataGGGagataaaaatcccacactctctACCCTTTCTCTCCAAAAAAAGGTACTGGTGCTTAGtttgatatacatttttttatacaaaatgtttttctcGATAttgtgcttttccaacagactCGTTGAAAGTCGGTCAGTGCGTGGCGTCGGTAGTGGGGAAGGAACCAGTGGAACGAGTCGAGAAAATGGTCGACGCTTGGTACATACAAAGCATATTGTACAAAGGCAATGTCACCTACTATGTGCCGTaagtttcaatataaaaatacaggAGGCAAAGactatgatttaaaaaatattgcgcACCGCATAAGTCACGGTAGAGgaagtaataatgatatttaagGTGGTACTAAGACGtacttttcaattaatttagtgaCTTGGGTTCGCTAACTGGTATTGTTTTTGGTatcagccggtaaacgagcaaacggatcacctgatggtaaacaatcgtcgccgcccatggacacccgaaacaccagaggcgttacaagtgcattgccggcctttttgggagttaggaatttaagtgttgtcgAGGAATCGTGATTGGGAaaggaggggtaattgggcttcttTGTCAATAAGCCAATCCAGGTGTTTGTATTGATTAATATCAATCAAAATCTGTTTCTTTGTAGACCACGGAAAGGTGAGAAATACTACGGAGATTTTGCGCAGACCATGTGGGCGAAAAGTTATATGGTGGGCTGTGCCCGCAGTCGATTTAAGGTAAGTGAatcctaattattttttattagtagaaCATGTAATTAATACCCTTAATACCAATCGATCAATTGCCGGGCGATGGCATCGGTCTACGTAGATTGATTATATTGGGCTCCGGTAACTATCGATCGACACGACGAAACATTCCACGCAATCGACAGATAATCATGTCGGTTATCGATCGATTGCtgtagtagaaactatcgatcgatcggcccattcgtgccgaaacatggctcttctACACTTAAACTCGATAATAATAAGATTTTGACTTCTTCGAACTTCATTAAAGCTTCTTGTGTTTTCTTACATCTTTAAATAGACGCCTCGGCATGGTCGTCTCCTAAATGTGGAGCGTCTAGTCTGCAACATAGCACCGTATGGGCCTGAACCGACGATGCCATTGTGGTTACCTGAAGCACCAACCGACGTCTGTCCATCTCGTTCAACGCAATCTACTGTATGGCGTAGCCTTTGTGATTACCGTTAGTATTATACTGATAATAACTTagagataaatataataatatgacttgattattaaatataagaaaatgtaCAGGATTCTAATgagaataaacattttaaacaagaaGATGAATTTaagacatttaataaaattcttgatTCTAATATAAAAGTCACTATTTCAGAACAAAAACAAACCGGTATTATTTCGCTCGACCCATCTATGTCACTTaaagaacatttaattttaaatagtgtaTTAGAAATAGAAGCAAATGAGACATTAAACTATGTAGGCAGTCTGGACGAGGTTTATATAGCTCAAGCGGCTAAAGCAGTAATGGAGAATATGTATACGACACAAGCATATTTATTTTCGGTGCCGAAGAGTGAAATCCTTGATTTAGTCGACGTTATTACAATGGAATTTGTCCCTGAAGCGATAACAGAAAATCCGAGATTTAGAAAAAACACTTCGATGAATACTATAATAAACAGAACAGTGAAATTGGAAACcaaaaaagtaagaaaagtCACAAAAGCCAAAAGAAGAAAACATAGACGGAATAAGATTAAAAGACCGGGAATTCATATGGCATTTGTACCTCAAGCGATAACAGAAAACTcgagttttaataaaaacacttcGATGAATACTATAAACAGAACAGTGAAATTGAAAACCAAAAAAGCAAGAAAACTTACAAAAGCCAAAAGAAGAAAACATAGACGGAATAAGATCAAAAGACAGGGAATtcataaaaggaaatatttgaaGAAATTGATACAAAAGACAAAAAGTAagttaaaatttacaaaaaaagttatagaataattaacaaattatttactgGAGATCGTATATTTGCAGATAACAAAGCCATTAAGAAAAGACATAAGAAAGGACATAAGAAAAGACATAAGAAAAGACacaagaaaaaaagaaacatgcTGGAAATGTGTTGACTGGAACGACCAAGAATAAGACGTTGAATCTTTTATTGAATACAGATGTTTCAAATTCAACTGAGTACTATAGGTAAGACAAagaattaaaagataaaaaaaagtatatatttttttatattatgtcagtGTGTCTAATTAAAATACACTGTGCAAAAGGTGAATGTCAATAACTAAGTTTGATTTCGCTTGAGGGCGTGGTTATGGAATAAGTTGGTCAAACAAGATACATTTTTGATATAAGTTCTGGAATATTTACCTAATAAATGAACATTCGTTTGATGGGAGAAAGTCATATAAGCAGATGTATCTTATATGTCCAGAAAGTTTCAATTATTCACACAAGTGAAGTCTAAATTCATAAACTAATGTTTATGTTGATCATCAAGTAATTCATTCTAGAAATAGTCATATTACTAATTATTTCTAAGTCTTCTTAAAATGTCTGCAGTGATAAATTTCAAAACATGAATTTCTGCCATAATCGCACCAATGGCTCATGTGTGGATGAAGGGCATAATTTCACTAGCGTGTCCGAAGTTACCGAGGATTTTAATTTCACGGGTGTGTATGAAGttcttataatttctgattataagtttgacatcgccaacctgcattgagcaagcgtggtgattaatgcttaaaaccttctccatgcgagaagaggctttggtcatcggtggccactaataggctatTGATAAATGGTATGAAGTTCATTAAATAGTGGAACTAAATGTGGATCTTGAAATTAATGGAAGTCGTCTTGCAGTGGCACCTAAACAACTATTGGAAGATGTGACAGATGAAAGACATTTAACAAGCAGACGTCATTTCGGAGTA
Coding sequences within it:
- the LOC118268257 gene encoding uncharacterized protein LOC118268257, giving the protein MFGVVVVLSCVLALASTGSVNYCGAKMCGGKDTHTFCQYPEGPSPKCVGYVEAKLNVQEKARLLDRLNNRRNVVAMGGMRGFPSAGNMLKLRWVEELAREAQRWADQCRPPQQVEEHDTCRNLYSLTVGQCVASVVGESPGLRVESMVDIWYIQSKLYKGNMTFYVPPGNDSRYYGDFAQIIWAKSYMVGCGRSRFMTHWQGRLRSVERLVCNIAPFGPQPTRQLWIPATPTAACPYRAVRSSVWGGLCDYQRNQNETISLDPSTTLEEHILLNTILEIEENETLNYLGSIDEMYITKLAIATLANSLTTKTHSNSKQRREVVDFVEVIEFHFNDSTIAFIPQVLMTQDFIFMKDTQTTNTTIPLQTEITLKLTTSTYNKEDLTNVDGKTENIKAIKKMPKKEKNNNAEYIRTTKFSTTSKKVLLTPEVSKSTNTYEVTNSTSISKDSSTTDDYDYHTYTAVPGKILDDVTKIQPRNLPTTLKNPEEEEKDDYDDSDEPSGSGSESGDDDDDDDDDNDDDEQSGDSKGSGDGEGSGSGDSKGSGDGEGSGSGDGEGDGSGDGEGSGRGDDEGANRGNGYGANRGDGEGSGSGDGEGSGSGDGDGANRGEGAKHGDGAKHGDGDGANRGDSDGRVEGAGRDDDEGASRGESSGEGAGRGEGSGDSDGDDGRKYFKFGALPNNSDLFNYGPDPETVLQLQEALNRIEHDLEPKKENSKRKKVRRELKHKSSREEKRPRKHRKRSWEDEEIPQKVGDGISPLVKMMSLMPKEDSAGRVAPSLLIVLVLCLNNYIV
- the LOC118268340 gene encoding venom allergen 3-like translates to MWKINCLSQQSIVNIGVIYTLGVVVVLSCVFALAATKTINYCGAKMCGGTNAHTFCRYREGPSNKCVGYEEAKLTSAEKTRVLSRLNSHRNVAAGGGVRGLPPAGDMLKLRWVEQLANEAQRWADQCRPPRIVEEHDACRDLYSLKVGQCVASVVGKEPVERVEKMVDAWYIQSILYKGNVTYYVPPRKGEKYYGDFAQTMWAKSYMVGCARSRFKTPRHGRLLNVERLVCNIAPYGPEPTMPLWLPEAPTDVCPSRSTQSTVWRSLCDYPESARELQEALERIENDLEPSDVHGKARRDLGLKELEATSREYAETPSNDTDSKDQVLNILKLIPSWTAPTETPNVASRVTPPLVIVLALRL